A window of the Miscanthus floridulus cultivar M001 chromosome 14, ASM1932011v1, whole genome shotgun sequence genome harbors these coding sequences:
- the LOC136503053 gene encoding uncharacterized protein: protein MRTTDNTASDINVEGPMPYLNECDAMPDINETHHAMPDVNQTHNSTSDVNETQHVNTDAIEDADFLEAIMNRCADPSIFFMKRMEALKKAAEEPLYDESKGQFKGKVGCVECIDGTWHVSLPPSNKIVYMRHRRWLPAGHKYRLQKMNKYFDNMDESKSTAPSSYSKGHRVYKIVENVKFVFGKKTKDGKPRKVVKANEGDTFKKKSIFFKAINPVFLKMAITRLCYFFNKISKKVIIGDELESLQKFVAETLSQLEMCFPPSFFDIMVHLIVHLVPQIEALGPMYFHEMWTYERFMSILNGYMSNRAHPEGSMIEAYTTEEAIESGGPLCNNFLKDQVSIGLPPLRHEGRLGGRGRMGRKSFIPPDYNIVLEVHYSILQQLIIMDPFTKQHMKELHEENPGCTNDWVHKEHKRRFTAWLKNLDMTDESETIKILASGPSSQVISWQSYDISGFTFSTSFRDTKRMAQNSGVRCEAVDETTGEETTYFGFIDDIWEVEYGPRLQIPVFRCRWVQDKHVTVDNYGQRVLDLSKVGYKDDPWILANRAAQVFYVEQILSTNEKKSTQKPKHVAIPGKQQIVGVDGVMDL from the exons ATGCGGACAACTGACAACACTGCAAGTGACATCAATGTGGAGGGTCCAATGCCATATCTCAATGAATGTGATGCTATGCCAGATATCAATGAAACCCATCATGCTATGCCAGATGTCAATCAAACTCATAATTCTACGTCCGATGTTAATGAAACTCAGCATGTTAACACTGATGCCATTGAAGATGCAGATTTCTTAGAGGCAATAATGAACCGTTGTGCGGATCCATCAATATTCTTCATGAAGCGAATGGAAGCCTTGAAGAAGGCAGCAGAAGAGCCTTTGTACGACGAGTCGAAAG GCCAGTTCAAGGGAAAGGTTGGTTGTGTAGAGTGCATAGATGGAACATGGCACGTGTCTCTTCCTCCATCTAACAAGATAGTGTACATGAGGCATAGGAGGTGGCTACCGGCAGGCCATAAGTACCGCTTACAAAAGATGAATAAGTACTTTGACAATATGGATGAATCAAAATCTACTGCTCCATCAAGTTATAGTAAAGGGCACAGAGTGTATAAGATAGTTGAGAATGTCAAGTTTGTGTTTGGAAAAAAGACCAAAGATGGGAAACCAAGAAAGGTTGTGAAGGCAAATGAGGGGGACACATTCAAGAAGAAGTCTATTTTCTTTAA GGCTATAAATCCAGTGTTCTTAAAGATGGCAATCACACGGTTGTGCTACTTCTTCAATAAGATATCTAAGAAGGTAATTATTGGTGATGAGTTAGAGTCCCTACAGAAATTTGTTGCAGAGACATTGAGCCAGTTGGAGATGTGCTTTCCCCCATCGTTCTTTGATATCATGGTACACCTTATTGTTCATTTGGTGCCTCAAATTGAGGCATTGGGCCCCATGTATTTCCATGAAATGTGGACGTATGAGCGTTTCATGTCAATATTGAATGGCTATATGTCAAATCGTGCTCATCCGGAGGGTTCCATGATAGAGGCATACACTACAGAAGAGGCCATTGAGTCTGGAGGACCATTATGTAATAATTTCCTAAAAGACCAGGTATCAATTGGTTTGCCTCCGTTGCGACATGAGGGAAGGCTTGGTGGACGAGGGAGGATGGGACGGAAATCATTCATCCCGCCAGATTACAACATAGTCCTAGAGGTACATTACAGCATACTACAACAACTCATAATAATGGACCCATTCACCAAGCAACACATGAAAGAGCTTCATGAGGAGAATCCAGGATGCACAAATGATTGGGTACACAAGGAACACAAGCGTCGGTTCACCGCATGGCTAAAGAATTTGGACATGACAGATGAATCAGAAACCATCAAGATTTTAGCATCTGGACCATCAAGCCAGGTCATATCATGGCAGAGCTATGACATTAGTGGCTTCACATTTTCCACCAGTTTTAGGGACACCAAGCGCATGGCACAGAATAGTGGCGTTCGATGTGAGGCTGTAGATGAAACAACTGGTGAAGAAACTACATACTTtggattcattgatgacatatgggaGGTTGAATATGGTCCACGCCTGCAGATTCCAGTGTTCCGATGTCGATGGGTTCAAGATAAACATGTCACTGTGGATAACTATGGCCAAAGAGTTCTTGATCTAAGTAAAGTAGGTTACAAAGATGATCCATGGATCC